TAGCTGTGGAGATCAAAAGTGTGTCCTGCAAGGAAGCAAAGGCGTAAAGGCTCGAGGGCCCGGCACAATGGCGTTGGGGGCGAACCCAAAACAGCCAAAAAGCGCACGGCCAAAGCAGGTTGAACGCAGAACGCGCAACCCAAAATCAGTCAGTGCGGCTTTAAAGGGGCGTAATAGTAACACTTGGCGCACGGAAGGGCAGCCGGAGACTACGGATCTGAATTTGGGCGTGGCTGCGCGACGTGGTGAAGCAAACACTGCATTCTGATAGAACTGTATCTAACAAACGTTAGATAGGGATTGACTCGAAACTATCTGCTCGTTAATGTCTGGCTACCTAACGGTCGTTAGATAGCCAGCCCTCCAACTCCAGGATCGACCATGACTTCTAAACTTCAACTCTTTACCTCCCCTTCAGCCTTTCCCAACCCGCAGCGTTTGCGGCTATTCATGCATGAAAAGGGCATCGCTGATCAGTTTGACGAGACTGTTTATGATATGGCCCCAGGGGGCGAGCAGCGTGGGTGGCGTCACTTAAACATGAATCCATGGGGCGAGACGCCCACGCTCCAACTGGCGGATGGAAGTTTCATTTCCGAAACGGCTGCCATCGTTCGTTACCTCGACCAGTCCTATCCCGGTCGCAAGATCATGGGGGAGACCGCGCTGGAACAGGGGCTTGATAACATGTGGGATAACCGGGTATGGGTGCACATCCTGTACCGGATCGTGACGTCGTTTCATGTGCTACACACCGGGCTCGGATTCAAACTTGAACTTACCAAGAATGAGGCGTGGGGCGAGCACTGCCGTAAAGAGGCATTGGCCCATGCGGCACTGGTCGATCGCCATCTGTCCGACGGTCGCGAATGGCTGCTGGGCGGCAATGCTCCGACCTTCGCGGACATAACGCTGGCAACCGCCATCGCGTTCTCTAAGTTCCCGGTCAACGCTACGCCGCTGGACGAACGTTTTGAGTTCTTGGCCGCCTACTGGATGCGTTGGCAGAAGCGCCCTAGCTTCCGTGCTGCTTACGCCGATCGCAGCAGTGGCATTCCTGAGCTGGACTCTCTAGCCGAATAACGGTTCTGGCGGGCAGCCCCGGAACCGTCGGGGTCGCCCATTCCGCTTCGGGAAATCGACCTAACAAGCGATAGGTTTCTGATATAGGATGCCGCGCACCTCTGCTACTTCATCCTTTGGACACAGCATCATAATGATTACCAACGCCCGAGAGGCCATCCTGTTGGCCGCCACGAAAATTGCCCAATCACGGGGCTACAATGGATTAAATTTTCGCGACCTTGCCCAAGAGGTAGGGATCAAAGCGGCGAGCATTTACTACCACTTTCCTAGCAAAGCCGATCTTGGCGTTGCTGTTGCCAAGCGATACTGGGAGGACGGCGTAGCAGCGCTTGAAACAATCTACGAACAAAACCCGAACCCGATTGAAGCTCTGCGTCGCTTTCCGGAAATTTTCCGTCGATCACTTGAAGCTGATAATCGCCTTTGCCTGGGCAGTTTCGTGGGTGCCGAAACAGATAGTTTGCCAAGCGAAATGACCAAGGAGATCCAAGCTTTTGCTGATGTGAACATTGCGTGGTTAAGCAAGCTTCTTTTGGCCGCAAAAGTTTGCACGCCGCAGGACAGTGAGGTACGGGCCAGCGCGATTTTTGCAGCTGTTGCTGGCGCTCAGCTCCTCGCAAGAAGCCGGTCGGATATCTCACTTTTCGACGCGTTGATTGATGCTTACCGCGCCTTCGGTCCTCTGCCCGTGTAGATAAAATGAAGGCGGTTTTCTGGGGCGAGAGTGCAGCGGCGTCTGAGATTGACCTATCCAAAATGCGGTTGGAGCTGACGACGGGATGGGCCAGTGACAATAGGCGACAGGTTTTTCAAATTGTCTACGTAAAATCAGAGGACGAAATTTTCACGTCAGCCTGACGTATTGTGAACATTTGGCCCTCTAGTCTATTTTCCATCCAATCCATGCCTCGGGGCGTTTTTGAGATCCTGTCGCATTCCCGTAATAAGGAGCAACAGATGGCAATCGGCGTTATTTCATCATCAATTCCTGTGAACGTTGGCGTAACCGCCGAACATCAAGCCAAATTCAGAGTGACGACCCATTCAGCGTCATCACCCTCGGACCACGCCGTAGCATCAGATTTGAAGAGTATCGCTGGAGCCGCTGCTGATACTGAACAAGAGGGTGGCCCTGACGATCTCCGTGCTCAGGCCATAAATGTCAAGGTTTAGCCATTGCCCTCTTTCCTGTAGTAGTCCCCGGCGTCGGGGACTGGCTGCATTTTTTTAACGTGGTCTGCACTTACTCATTTATTTCGCGCTAACGCTCTTGAACCTGTCTGATTTATTTTCTGACTCTTAAATACGACGGAATTTTCACTTATTACCGACGCAAACAAAACGCTTGCGGCCCTACGCTCTGATTTCGTTCAATCCCTCGCGCTAGGGCCTTTGATGCCTTTGCGTATTTAGCAAAATCAGGAGTTACCGATGTCCATTGGCGCAATCTCAGCTTCTATCTCTGTAAACGGTGGGGTTACTAGCCCCGTTACTGACAAAACGAAAGCGACTGCCGTTACGACTGGAACTTCAGCCACCAGCACCACCGTCAGCGTCGCTGCGGCGGCTTTGAAGGAAGCAACTGAAACATCTGCCGAAACTGCAAAAGAGGCGGGTCTTGGCGATCGTGTGGCTCAACGTCTGATCGACAAGCAGCACTTGGCTTCCGCATCGAACTCTCCAGTGCAAACGCCAGCCAAAGGTACTGTGAACGGTTCAGGACAGATTACGGGCGAGACCATTAATACCAAGGCCTGATTATTACATCAGATGAAACTAGCGACAGTCCTCATGCGCTGAGGACTGTTTATAGTTTCTGAACACGCGAATGTTTCTTCGCTAAACCATTTCAAACCAAGATCCTCTCAGGTAGATAACCTACGTTGACTTCGCCCCGTCACCCTCTGCGTTGGCTCAAACGGGTTCTTACCTGCAAAGCTTCGCTGCTTTAGTTCACTGCCCCCCAAATACGGTGTTGACGAACGCAACTACGCATAAATCGGTCGGACTTAGCGCGTTTGCCCCACTTTGGGGTCTGGCTACACACGTTGTAGCAAACGGTAGCGAGTCATCACATCAAAACCGTCACGTACCCAACGCGTTTACTTGAGTTAGCGCATTGATCTAAAAGCCTTTTTTTACGCGTTTTTTTTGGCCCTGTTCTGTGGCACACTTTCTGCTGTCTATTCCGTTGTTACATACCTTGTTCCGCTATAGCGGAATTTAACCACGGCGGAGTTCATCACATGCATCGCGGACCTTCCTTTTTGAAAGCTTGTGCGTTTGTTCTTGCGGCCACGGCCACGCTTATCAGTTCGGTGCAGGCGGCGGACGCCAGCAAACTCGACAGCGTATTGCAGCGCGGCCATCTGGTGGTGGGTACCGGCAGCACCAACGCGCCTTGGCATTTCCAGGGTGCGGACGGCAAGCTCCAAGGCTTCGATATCGACATCGCGCGGATGATCGCCAAAGGGCTGTTCAACGACCCCAGCAAAGTCGAGTTCGTGGTGCAGTCGTCCGACGCACGGATCCCCAACTTGCTGACTGACAAAGTCGACATTAGCTGCCAGTTCATTACCGTCACTGCCAGCCGCGCCCAACAAGTTGCGTTTACCCTGCCTTACTACCGTGAGGGTGTGGCGCTGTTGCTGCCGATCCAGAGTAAGTACAAGCAAATCGATGACCTGAAAGCTGCCGGTGACGGCGTAACCGTGGCCGTGCTGCAGAACGTCTACGCCGAAGAGTTGGTGCACCAGGCCCTGCCCAAAGCCAAAGTCGATCAGTACGACAGCGTTGACCTGATGTATCAGGCCGTCAATTCCGGCCGTGCCGATGCAGCTGCTACCGATCAGTCCTCGGTGAAATACCTGATCGTGCAGAACCCAGGCCGCTATCGCACCCCCAACTTCGCCTGGAGCCCACAGACCTACGCCTGCGCTGTCAAACGTGGTGATCAGGACTGGCTGAACTTCGTTAACACTGCGTTGCACGAAGCGATGACCGGAGTTGAATTTCCGGCCTATGCGGCCTCTTTCAAACAGTGGTTCGGTGTCGATCTACCGACTCCGGAAATCGGTTTCCCTGTCGAATTCAAATGACTCGGTGAGAACAGGGCAACGCGTCGATTGCCCCGTTCCAGGTACTGCTGACCATGAACTATCAGTTGAATTTTGCCGCCGTCTGGCGTGATTTTCCCAGCTTGCTGTCCGGCCTGGGATTGGGGTTGGAACTGGCGTTGATCTCAATTGCCATTGGCTGCGTCATTGGCCTGATGGCGGCGTTCGCACTGCTGTCGAAGCACCGGATTTTGCGCATCATCTCCTCGGTGTACGTTACGGTGATCCGTAATACGCCGATTTTGGTACTGATCCTGCTGATCTACTTTGCGCTGCCGAGTTTGGGCATCCGCATGGACAAGCTGCCGTCGTTCATCGTCACCCTGTCGCTGTACGCCGGGGCGTATTTGACCGAAGTGTTTCGTGCGGGGCTGTTGAGTATTCACAAGGGCCAGCGCGAAGCCGGGCTGGCAATTGGCCTGAGCGAATGGCAAGTGCGCGCCTATGTGATCATCCCGGTGATGCTGCGCAACGTGTTGCCGGCGCTGTCGAACAACTTCATCTCGTTGTTCAAGGACACCTCGTTGGCGGCGGCGATTGCCGTGCCGGAGCTGACCTACTACGCCCGCAAGATCAACGTTGAAAGCTATCGGGTCATCGAAACCTGGATGGTGACCACAGCGTTGTACGTGGCGGCCTGTTACCTCATCGCCATGGTCTTGCGCTACTTAGAGCAACGCTTGGCGATCCGTCGCTAGGAGGTCTGGTATGTACGAAGCTCATAGTTGGCTGCAAGAACTGTGGATCGCCCGGGAAGCGTTGTTGGCGGGTTTTTTGACCACCATTCAATGTTCAGTCATTGCGATTATCTGCGGCACGGTGATCGGCCTGTTTGCCGGGTTGGTGCTGACCTACGGCAAGCTCTGGAGTCGCCTACCGTTTCGGCTCTATGTCGATCTGATTCGCGGCACTCCGGTGTTTGTGCTGGTGTTAGCCTGCTTCTATATGGCCCCAGCGTTGGGCTGGCAGGTCAGCGCATTTCAAGCCGGTGCGCTGGGACTGACGCTATTTTGTGGTTCCCACGTCGCGGAAATCGTGCGCGGCGCCTTGCAAGCGATTCCTCGTGGACAGCTTGAAGCGGGGAAGGCCATTGGCCTGACCTTTAAGCAGTCACTGGCTTATGTGTTGCTGCCCCAGGCGCTGCGGCAAATCTTGCCGACGTGGGTGAATTCCTCCACCGAGATCGTCAAGGCCTCGACCCTGTTGTCGGTGATTGGCGTTGCTGAATTACTCCTCAGCACCCAACAGGTCATCGCCCGAACGTTCATGACCCTGGAGTTTTACCTGTTCGCCGGATTTCTCTTTTTCATCATCAACTACGCCATCGAGCTTCTTGGACGGCAAATCGAAAAAAGGGTGGCCTTGCCATGACACCGACACACACCGCTACCACCCCAGCGTTGCTGAGCATCGAAGGGCTGCACAAATCCTACGGGCCGGTTGAGGTGCTCAAAGGCGTTGACCTGCACATGCAGCGCGGCAACGTCGTGACCCTGATTGGCTCCAGCGGTTCGGGCAAGACCACCTTGCTGCGCTGCGTCAATTTGCTCGAAGAATTTCAAGGTGGCCATATCCGTCTGGATGGCCAGGACATCGGCTATAGCGATGTCGATGGAAAACGCGTCCGTCATCCTGAAAAAGTCATTGCTCAGCACCGGTCCATGACTGGCATGGCGTTCCAGCAATTTAATCTGTTCCCGCACCTCAGCGCCCTGCAGAACGTTACCTTGGGCTTGCTCAAAGTCAAAAAACTGCCCAAGGACGAAGCCGTGGCGTTGGCTGAAAAATGGCTGGAGCGGGTGGGTCTGCTGGATCGTCGCAATCACTTTCCGGGGCAACTCTCCGGTGGGCAGCAACAGCGCGTGGCAATTGCCCGAGCAATTGCGATGAACCCGAGCCTGATGCTGTTTGATGAGGTCACCTCGGCACTCGATCCAGAGCTGGTCGGCGAAGTGCTAAGCGTGATCAAAGGCCTGGCCGAGGAGGGCATGACCATGTTGCTGGTCACCCATGAGATGCGTTTTGCCTACGAAGTGTCGGACCACATCGTCTTCATGAATCAAGGCCGCATCGAGGAGCAGGGGCCGCCCAAGGCGTTATTCGAACAACCCAAGTCGGCGCGCTTGAGTGAGTTCCTCAAGAACATCCGTTTTTAATCGGCCAGCCGATTGAGCATTAACCCTTTTAGATAAAACAGCAGGAGACGTTCATGAGCATTACTCGTTATGGCACCGGCAGTACCGCCGGCGGTGGCCAACCCCGTCCTTTCGCCCGTGCCGTTGAAGCCGATGGTTGGCTGTACGTGTCCGGCCAAGTGCCTGCGCAAAACGGCGAGATCATCAATGGAGGGATCGTTGAACAGACTCACCAAACCATGAAGAACCTGATCGCCATCCTTGCCGAAGCCGGGTATGGCCTGGAAGACGTGGTGCGCACCGGCGTCTGGCTCGAAGACCCACGGGACTTCTGGAGCTTCAACAAGGTGTTTTCCGAATATTTCACCAGCGAACATGCACCGGCCCGGGCCTGTGTTCAGGCCAATATGATGGTGGATTGCAAAGTCGAGATTGACTGCGTGGCGTACAAGAAGCCAAAGGTCTGACACCCTGCGCACTGATTGTTCCTGCCTGAGCGTGGGAACCTTCAGTGGGCAGCGTTAAACTGCTCGGCATTCTTACCGACCGCTTAATGGGTAGTGCGCACAATGACCGAAGACACCATCAAACGCCGGGCCAGAGGGCTGGATCGGGCGTTCGATATC
The nucleotide sequence above comes from Pseudomonas sp. AB6. Encoded proteins:
- a CDS encoding transporter substrate-binding domain-containing protein — encoded protein: MHRGPSFLKACAFVLAATATLISSVQAADASKLDSVLQRGHLVVGTGSTNAPWHFQGADGKLQGFDIDIARMIAKGLFNDPSKVEFVVQSSDARIPNLLTDKVDISCQFITVTASRAQQVAFTLPYYREGVALLLPIQSKYKQIDDLKAAGDGVTVAVLQNVYAEELVHQALPKAKVDQYDSVDLMYQAVNSGRADAAATDQSSVKYLIVQNPGRYRTPNFAWSPQTYACAVKRGDQDWLNFVNTALHEAMTGVEFPAYAASFKQWFGVDLPTPEIGFPVEFK
- a CDS encoding amino acid ABC transporter permease, with amino-acid sequence MNYQLNFAAVWRDFPSLLSGLGLGLELALISIAIGCVIGLMAAFALLSKHRILRIISSVYVTVIRNTPILVLILLIYFALPSLGIRMDKLPSFIVTLSLYAGAYLTEVFRAGLLSIHKGQREAGLAIGLSEWQVRAYVIIPVMLRNVLPALSNNFISLFKDTSLAAAIAVPELTYYARKINVESYRVIETWMVTTALYVAACYLIAMVLRYLEQRLAIRR
- a CDS encoding amino acid ABC transporter permease, with protein sequence MYEAHSWLQELWIAREALLAGFLTTIQCSVIAIICGTVIGLFAGLVLTYGKLWSRLPFRLYVDLIRGTPVFVLVLACFYMAPALGWQVSAFQAGALGLTLFCGSHVAEIVRGALQAIPRGQLEAGKAIGLTFKQSLAYVLLPQALRQILPTWVNSSTEIVKASTLLSVIGVAELLLSTQQVIARTFMTLEFYLFAGFLFFIINYAIELLGRQIEKRVALP
- a CDS encoding RidA family protein, with translation MSITRYGTGSTAGGGQPRPFARAVEADGWLYVSGQVPAQNGEIINGGIVEQTHQTMKNLIAILAEAGYGLEDVVRTGVWLEDPRDFWSFNKVFSEYFTSEHAPARACVQANMMVDCKVEIDCVAYKKPKV
- a CDS encoding glutathione S-transferase family protein, coding for MTSKLQLFTSPSAFPNPQRLRLFMHEKGIADQFDETVYDMAPGGEQRGWRHLNMNPWGETPTLQLADGSFISETAAIVRYLDQSYPGRKIMGETALEQGLDNMWDNRVWVHILYRIVTSFHVLHTGLGFKLELTKNEAWGEHCRKEALAHAALVDRHLSDGREWLLGGNAPTFADITLATAIAFSKFPVNATPLDERFEFLAAYWMRWQKRPSFRAAYADRSSGIPELDSLAE
- a CDS encoding amino acid ABC transporter ATP-binding protein: MTPTHTATTPALLSIEGLHKSYGPVEVLKGVDLHMQRGNVVTLIGSSGSGKTTLLRCVNLLEEFQGGHIRLDGQDIGYSDVDGKRVRHPEKVIAQHRSMTGMAFQQFNLFPHLSALQNVTLGLLKVKKLPKDEAVALAEKWLERVGLLDRRNHFPGQLSGGQQQRVAIARAIAMNPSLMLFDEVTSALDPELVGEVLSVIKGLAEEGMTMLLVTHEMRFAYEVSDHIVFMNQGRIEEQGPPKALFEQPKSARLSEFLKNIRF
- a CDS encoding TetR/AcrR family transcriptional regulator is translated as MITNAREAILLAATKIAQSRGYNGLNFRDLAQEVGIKAASIYYHFPSKADLGVAVAKRYWEDGVAALETIYEQNPNPIEALRRFPEIFRRSLEADNRLCLGSFVGAETDSLPSEMTKEIQAFADVNIAWLSKLLLAAKVCTPQDSEVRASAIFAAVAGAQLLARSRSDISLFDALIDAYRAFGPLPV